The Aminithiophilus ramosus genome contains a region encoding:
- a CDS encoding phosphoenolpyruvate carboxykinase, protein MFDEGSRDVLSERLKHPVCRSLLRDVTDEELRALAAHELVPNNQESSLYVTRIRSRSKEFTELVYDLDESHLLLLQQVWGYLRWQQMIRVTSRIGSPAGAEILTNLYVTRRYARIAQMYSYNFYPQTDEDFADIVTVVVPEWHQRKILAFPQERVTYILGSDYYGEAKMATLRMAMHIVREELQGLGLHAGSKIVRVRDKSEGLTEKGLLVFGLSGTGKTTITTADHGFEAPEGVEVLQDDINLLLPDGTSLGTERNYYIKTDNVSKQEPLLVAARDRRAILENVWVDDDGDVDFDNHAISTNGRGLVPRDAIPNTSERIDLPRVDVLLFNMRRYDIPPLGRLISPEQAAAYFMLGESTITSAEDPSRVGQAKRVVGFDPFVVNRPHTNGNRLLQILRNNDHIRCYVLNTGRIGGRDGLNVTPDVTFNSIEALLRENLTWRYDDILGYEVPERLPFDGGEAYDPYRHYSREEYAKVIGALRKERRDYLATFKGLAREIIDAV, encoded by the coding sequence GTGTTCGATGAAGGAAGTCGAGATGTTCTCTCCGAGCGATTGAAACACCCTGTCTGCCGCAGTCTTCTCCGCGATGTCACCGACGAGGAGCTGCGCGCGCTGGCGGCCCACGAGCTGGTGCCGAACAACCAGGAGTCCTCTCTCTACGTGACGCGCATCCGATCGCGGAGCAAGGAATTCACCGAGCTGGTCTATGACCTCGACGAATCCCATCTGCTTCTGCTTCAGCAGGTCTGGGGCTACCTCCGGTGGCAGCAGATGATCCGCGTCACCTCCCGCATCGGTTCGCCGGCGGGAGCCGAGATCCTGACCAACCTCTACGTCACGCGCCGCTACGCCCGGATCGCCCAGATGTACAGCTACAACTTCTATCCCCAGACCGACGAGGACTTCGCCGACATCGTCACCGTCGTCGTCCCCGAGTGGCATCAGCGGAAGATCCTCGCCTTTCCCCAGGAGCGGGTCACCTACATCCTCGGGAGCGACTACTACGGAGAGGCCAAGATGGCCACGCTGCGCATGGCCATGCACATCGTCCGCGAGGAGCTCCAGGGACTGGGACTTCACGCGGGCAGCAAGATCGTCCGCGTCCGGGACAAGTCGGAGGGACTGACCGAGAAGGGCCTTCTCGTCTTCGGCCTCTCTGGCACGGGGAAGACGACGATCACCACGGCCGATCACGGCTTCGAGGCCCCCGAGGGCGTCGAGGTCCTTCAGGATGACATCAATCTCCTCCTTCCCGACGGGACGTCGCTTGGGACGGAGCGGAACTACTACATAAAGACCGATAACGTCTCCAAGCAGGAGCCCCTGCTCGTCGCCGCCCGCGACAGAAGGGCCATCCTGGAAAACGTCTGGGTCGACGACGACGGCGACGTCGATTTCGACAACCATGCCATCAGCACCAATGGACGAGGGCTCGTCCCCCGCGACGCCATCCCCAACACGTCGGAGCGGATCGATCTCCCCCGCGTCGACGTCCTTCTCTTCAACATGCGCCGCTACGACATCCCCCCCCTGGGGCGGCTCATCTCGCCCGAACAGGCAGCGGCCTACTTCATGCTCGGCGAGTCGACGATCACCAGCGCCGAAGATCCCTCCAGGGTGGGGCAGGCCAAGCGCGTCGTCGGCTTCGATCCCTTCGTCGTCAACAGGCCTCACACCAACGGCAACCGTCTTCTCCAGATCCTGCGCAACAACGACCACATCCGCTGCTATGTCCTCAACACGGGACGCATCGGCGGCCGCGACGGCCTGAACGTGACGCCCGACGTCACCTTCAACTCCATCGAGGCCCTCCTGCGGGAAAACCTCACCTGGCGCTACGACGACATCCTGGGCTACGAGGTCCCGGAAAGGCTGCCCTTCGACGGGGGCGAGGCCTACGACCCCTACCGTCATTACTCGCGAGAGGAGTATGCCAAGGTCATCGGAGCCCTCCGCAAGGAGCGCCGGGATTATCTGGCGACCTTCAAGGGACTGGCCCGGGAGATCATCGACGCTGTCTGA
- a CDS encoding HIT family protein yields METLFAPWRMAYIASPKEHGGCIFCDFPREDKDRERFILARGESCFVILNAFPYNPGHLMVVPYRHTCDYGSLTAREVTEMHSLSAKAVAVMNRTMKPQGFNMGINLGKVAGAGVEGHLHLHVVPRWNGDVNFMPVLGATRVLPEGLVETYRWMREAWDLE; encoded by the coding sequence TTGGAAACGCTCTTCGCGCCCTGGCGGATGGCTTATATCGCGAGTCCCAAGGAACATGGAGGCTGCATCTTCTGCGATTTCCCCCGAGAGGATAAGGATCGGGAGAGGTTCATCCTGGCCCGGGGCGAGAGCTGCTTTGTCATCCTCAACGCCTTTCCCTACAATCCGGGCCATCTCATGGTCGTGCCCTACCGTCACACCTGCGACTACGGCTCGCTCACGGCCCGGGAAGTGACGGAAATGCACAGCCTCTCCGCCAAGGCCGTGGCCGTCATGAACCGCACCATGAAACCTCAGGGTTTCAACATGGGCATCAACCTGGGCAAGGTGGCCGGAGCGGGCGTCGAGGGGCACCTCCACCTTCACGTCGTCCCCCGCTGGAACGGCGACGTCAACTTCATGCCCGTCCTGGGGGCGACGCGGGTCCTTCCCGAAGGTCTGGTCGAGACCTATCGGTGGATGAGAGAGGCCTGGGATCTTGAGTGA
- a CDS encoding IMPACT family protein, translating into MSEGRDVYLEPERAGKAELQIKRSRFLAQVCLVGDEESSREALREVGRSLADANHHCWAHRLGFPSPREYYSDGGEPSGSAGKPILGALLRADVTNALVVVTRYFGGIKLGVRGLIEAYGAAARAALEASGKTERRLSRRLEAEIPYEAQGILLHQIGQIGVDGESLRSRYGESVTLEMAVPLSFVGTAETFFEGYRHRGSVLRWRWVE; encoded by the coding sequence TTGAGTGAGGGGCGGGATGTCTATCTCGAGCCGGAACGGGCGGGGAAAGCCGAGCTGCAGATCAAGAGATCCCGCTTCCTGGCTCAGGTCTGCCTCGTCGGCGACGAGGAGAGCTCCCGGGAGGCCCTGAGGGAGGTCGGCCGTTCCCTGGCCGACGCCAATCACCACTGCTGGGCTCATCGCCTCGGTTTCCCCTCGCCGAGAGAGTACTATTCCGATGGCGGCGAGCCTTCCGGGTCGGCGGGCAAACCCATTCTGGGAGCCCTGCTGCGGGCCGACGTGACGAATGCCCTCGTCGTCGTCACCCGCTATTTCGGCGGGATCAAGCTGGGTGTTCGAGGACTCATCGAGGCTTACGGCGCCGCGGCCAGGGCGGCGCTCGAGGCCTCGGGAAAAACCGAAAGGCGCCTTTCGAGGCGCCTCGAGGCGGAGATCCCCTACGAGGCTCAGGGGATCCTTCTCCATCAGATCGGTCAGATCGGCGTCGACGGCGAGTCCCTGCGATCTCGCTACGGCGAAAGCGTGACTCTGGAGATGGCCGTTCCTCTCTCCTTCGTCGGAACGGCCGAGACCTTTTTCGAGGGATACCGTCATCGCGGCTCGGTGCTGCGCTGGCGGTGGGTGGAGTAG